The Pirellulales bacterium genome has a window encoding:
- a CDS encoding DNA translocase FtsK, with protein sequence MPQERSRQVDLFALALLALTIFLALALLTYDPADPPSALVHPPHTSATNACGHVGAYVAHALFSLFGLGAYYLVLSLAVADATLLARGQVTEPVLRTIGWFLSLVGLSTLAAMALEGFSPGPVIGAGGYLGATGRGVLELHVATVGAYILMTSVTLGGLLLCTDYVLLRISGWVLGKPAQQVGRGLAKVGRVLTTRGGPNVAIKRYEDDDVDEEDESVEEMTVRIRGKQQEVREDEEEEAAHVPVATAAQDDAEEEEETEEEAATGGLKNRLADALRIRGPKKNERETVIEELEAASRRDEEFDYELPSLDLLLESEEFSYEEQEKEVRRKAKILEKAFASFGFQVKVVEIETGPVIAQFEVELESGLRLSKITSLADDLAIALRVPSVRVVAPIPGKNTVGIEVPNNERQIVRLREVMEEANGKAAKMRIPLYLGKDVSGKAMVVDLATLPHLLIAGRTGTGKSVCLNSIIMSMVMMRRPEDVRMLLIDPKMVELSSYMRLPHLMHPVVTDMKKAEAILAWAVDKMEERYALLARAGVRHISNYNQLGRDEIYERLRPETEEQKAEIPTHLPYIVIVADEMADLMMTAAKEVEAHIIRLAQKSRAVGIHLVLATQKPTVDVITGLIKSNLPARIAFQVASRTDSRVVLDEMGADKLLGNGDMLFLWPGTSTLLRGQGAYVGDDEINRVVDFVGTAEPQFVHELVHLPSKDAEQTEAGSGVRPHRDDMYEAAVDIIIREGRGSVSLLQRSLGIGYGRAARLVDFMAEDGIVGDYNGSQAREVLITLEQWAAMCGGDGAAAGASPGPARAATPPTKPIPKLLPSVPRSGDAPPRTSGGDSSGSMSASATTTTTKRRGRVVLAPSEEYDSEIDEEESLEAEEEIVEERETDEADETLVEPPFDVDEEEAESDELEEEEEEEEEGDEDEVEEDEEESDEETAADEDWDQEEPDEWYDEAEAENTEEGGGLDRANKRPPRPHFRRRA encoded by the coding sequence ATGCCTCAAGAACGCAGTCGTCAAGTCGACCTGTTTGCGCTCGCGCTGCTGGCGCTGACCATCTTTCTGGCGCTGGCGCTGTTGACCTACGATCCCGCCGATCCGCCGTCGGCGCTGGTCCATCCGCCGCACACCTCGGCCACGAACGCCTGCGGACACGTGGGCGCCTATGTCGCGCATGCGCTCTTCAGTCTGTTCGGGCTGGGCGCCTACTACTTGGTACTGTCGCTGGCCGTGGCCGATGCGACCCTGCTGGCTCGTGGCCAGGTGACCGAGCCGGTCTTGCGCACCATTGGCTGGTTTCTTTCGCTGGTGGGGTTGTCCACGCTGGCCGCCATGGCCCTCGAGGGATTCTCGCCCGGTCCGGTGATCGGCGCGGGAGGCTACCTGGGCGCGACGGGGCGCGGCGTGCTCGAACTGCACGTCGCCACGGTGGGAGCGTATATCCTGATGACCAGCGTGACCCTCGGTGGGTTGCTGCTGTGTACCGACTACGTGCTGCTGCGCATCTCGGGCTGGGTGTTGGGTAAGCCGGCCCAGCAGGTGGGACGCGGTCTCGCCAAGGTAGGACGCGTGCTCACGACCCGTGGCGGACCGAATGTCGCCATAAAGCGTTATGAGGATGACGACGTCGACGAAGAAGACGAGAGCGTCGAAGAAATGACCGTGCGCATCCGCGGCAAGCAGCAGGAGGTCCGCGAGGACGAGGAGGAAGAAGCTGCCCATGTGCCCGTCGCAACGGCCGCCCAGGACGACGCCGAGGAGGAAGAAGAGACCGAAGAAGAAGCCGCTACCGGCGGCCTGAAGAACCGTCTGGCCGACGCTCTGCGCATTCGCGGACCGAAAAAGAACGAGCGCGAGACCGTGATCGAGGAACTCGAGGCGGCCAGTCGCCGCGACGAGGAATTCGACTACGAACTCCCCTCGCTCGATCTGCTGCTCGAATCGGAAGAGTTTTCGTACGAAGAGCAGGAGAAAGAAGTCCGCCGCAAGGCCAAGATTCTGGAAAAGGCCTTTGCCAGCTTCGGCTTCCAGGTCAAGGTCGTCGAGATCGAGACGGGACCGGTGATCGCCCAGTTCGAGGTGGAACTGGAGTCGGGCCTGCGCCTCAGCAAGATCACCAGCCTGGCCGACGATCTGGCAATCGCCCTGCGCGTGCCCAGCGTGCGCGTCGTGGCGCCGATTCCAGGCAAGAACACCGTCGGCATCGAAGTGCCGAACAACGAGCGCCAGATCGTGCGCCTGCGCGAGGTAATGGAAGAGGCGAACGGCAAGGCCGCCAAGATGCGCATCCCGCTCTACCTGGGCAAGGACGTGTCGGGCAAGGCCATGGTGGTCGATCTGGCGACGCTGCCCCACTTGCTCATCGCCGGCCGCACGGGCACGGGCAAGAGCGTCTGCTTGAACTCGATCATCATGTCGATGGTGATGATGCGGCGTCCCGAAGACGTGCGCATGCTGCTCATCGATCCCAAGATGGTGGAACTGAGCTCCTACATGCGGTTGCCCCACCTGATGCACCCGGTAGTCACCGACATGAAGAAGGCCGAGGCGATCCTGGCCTGGGCCGTCGACAAGATGGAAGAGCGCTATGCGCTGCTTGCGCGGGCCGGCGTGCGCCACATCAGCAATTACAACCAGTTGGGCCGCGACGAGATCTACGAGCGTCTGCGCCCCGAGACCGAGGAACAGAAGGCCGAGATCCCCACGCATCTGCCCTACATCGTGATCGTGGCCGACGAAATGGCCGACCTCATGATGACGGCGGCAAAAGAAGTCGAGGCGCACATTATTCGCCTCGCGCAGAAGAGCCGCGCGGTCGGTATCCACCTGGTGCTCGCCACGCAAAAGCCCACCGTGGACGTCATCACGGGCCTCATCAAGTCGAACCTGCCCGCGCGCATTGCCTTCCAGGTGGCCAGCCGCACGGACAGCCGCGTGGTGCTCGACGAGATGGGCGCGGACAAGCTGCTGGGCAACGGCGACATGCTCTTCTTGTGGCCCGGCACGAGCACGCTCTTGCGCGGCCAGGGGGCCTACGTCGGCGACGACGAGATCAATCGAGTCGTCGACTTCGTCGGCACCGCCGAACCGCAGTTCGTACACGAGTTGGTCCATCTGCCGAGCAAAGACGCCGAACAGACAGAAGCCGGCAGCGGCGTTCGCCCCCATCGCGACGACATGTACGAAGCAGCGGTCGATATTATCATCCGCGAAGGGCGGGGCAGCGTCTCGCTGTTGCAGCGCTCGCTGGGCATCGGTTACGGCCGCGCCGCGCGGCTCGTCGACTTCATGGCCGAAGACGGGATCGTCGGCGATTACAACGGGTCGCAGGCGCGCGAAGTGCTCATCACACTCGAGCAGTGGGCCGCCATGTGCGGTGGCGATGGCGCCGCGGCCGGAGCAAGTCCTGGTCCTGCGCGCGCCGCCACGCCCCCCACGAAGCCGATCCCCAAGCTCCTCCCGTCCGTCCCCCGTTCCGGCGATGCGCCTCCCCGCACGAGTGGTGGCGATTCGAGCGGCAGCATGTCGGCCAGCGCGACCACCACCACGACCAAACGGCGCGGCCGCGTGGTGCTGGCGCCGAGCGAGGAGTACGACAGCGAGATCGACGAGGAAGAATCGCTCGAAGCCGAGGAGGAAATCGTCGAAGAGCGGGAGACCGACGAAGCGGACGAAACGCTCGTGGAGCCCCCTTTCGACGTTGACGAGGAAGAAGCCGAGTCGGACGAGCTTGAAGAAGAAGAAGAAGAAGAAGAAGAAGGCGACGAGGACGAAGTCGAAGAGGACGAAGAAGAGTCGGACGAGGAGACTGCCGCGGACGAGGACTGGGATCAGGAAGAACCTGACGAATGGTACGACGAGGCAGAAGCAGAAAACACCGAGGAGGGGGGCGGCCTCGACCGGGCGAATAAACGACCACCCCGGCCCCATTTCCGCCGCCGGGCGTAA